In Bradyrhizobium lablabi, one DNA window encodes the following:
- a CDS encoding ABC transporter substrate-binding protein, translated as MLFKRLVQAATAVLALAVATPGSAQQVLKVGSTPTGVPFTFLDTKTNSIQGVMVDLVTEIGKDAGFQVQIEPMQFSTLIPSLTSNKIDIISAAMFATAARKEVIDFSDAVYTYGEGLIVPKTDTKAYVAPEDLKGEVIGAQVGTAFVDALKKTGLFGEVKAYDTIPDILRDVNTGRLKAGFADYPILAYNLKQGNFPEARLVDSYKPTIVGTVAIGVRKGDTELLAKINTSLVKLKGNGTVDKILDKWGLKAQGA; from the coding sequence ATGCTTTTCAAACGTCTCGTTCAGGCCGCGACCGCGGTTCTCGCCCTTGCTGTTGCGACGCCCGGGTCCGCGCAGCAGGTGCTCAAGGTGGGCTCGACACCTACCGGCGTGCCCTTCACCTTCCTCGACACCAAGACCAACAGCATTCAGGGCGTGATGGTCGATCTCGTCACCGAGATCGGCAAGGATGCCGGCTTCCAGGTGCAGATCGAGCCGATGCAGTTCTCCACGCTGATCCCGTCGCTGACGTCGAACAAGATCGACATCATCTCCGCGGCAATGTTCGCGACCGCGGCGCGCAAGGAGGTGATCGACTTTTCGGATGCCGTCTACACCTACGGCGAGGGCCTGATCGTGCCGAAGACCGACACCAAAGCCTACGTCGCGCCGGAAGATCTGAAGGGCGAGGTGATCGGCGCCCAGGTCGGTACAGCTTTCGTCGACGCATTGAAAAAGACCGGATTGTTCGGTGAGGTCAAGGCCTACGACACCATTCCCGATATTCTGCGCGACGTGAACACCGGCCGTCTCAAGGCCGGTTTCGCCGACTATCCGATCCTTGCCTACAATCTCAAGCAGGGCAATTTTCCGGAGGCGCGCCTCGTCGATTCCTACAAGCCGACCATCGTCGGCACCGTTGCGATCGGGGTCCGCAAGGGGGATACGGAGTTGCTCGCGAAGATCAACACTTCGCTCGTCAAGCTCAAGGGAAACGGCACCGTCGACAAGATTCTCGACAAATGGGGACTGAAGGCCCAGGGCGCATGA
- a CDS encoding cupin domain-containing protein: protein MSKPAKAKPAMDVAVGQRIRDLRRSRAMSLEEVAARTRLSIGFLSQIERGLSSPSLRVLATLADVLGVGIAGLFGAKESTKTASDAIVTREAKRAKLNLWRTGISKQLLSPAGSEGRLNLFLVHMEPGGSTGDELYTHDGEEAGLVLSGKMKLTVDAESWMLKQGDSFRFSSRRPHRFSNPSPDVKAVVLWVNCVSAVS, encoded by the coding sequence ATGAGCAAACCGGCCAAGGCGAAGCCGGCGATGGATGTCGCGGTCGGGCAGCGGATCCGCGACTTGCGGCGTTCCCGCGCCATGTCGCTCGAGGAGGTTGCCGCCCGCACCCGTCTCTCGATCGGCTTTCTCAGCCAGATCGAGCGCGGCCTGTCCTCGCCTTCGCTGCGGGTATTGGCGACGCTCGCGGACGTGCTCGGCGTCGGCATCGCCGGATTGTTCGGCGCCAAGGAGAGCACCAAGACCGCATCCGATGCGATCGTCACCCGCGAAGCTAAACGGGCGAAATTGAACCTGTGGCGCACCGGCATCTCCAAACAGCTGCTCAGCCCGGCCGGATCGGAAGGCCGCCTCAATCTGTTTCTCGTCCATATGGAGCCCGGCGGCAGCACCGGTGACGAGCTCTATACCCATGACGGCGAAGAAGCCGGCCTCGTGCTGTCAGGCAAAATGAAGCTCACCGTCGATGCCGAAAGCTGGATGCTCAAGCAAGGCGACAGCTTCCGTTTCTCCAGCCGCCGCCCGCACCGGTTCAGCAATCCGTCGCCCGACGTCAAGGCCGTCGTGCTTTGGGTGAATTGCGTCTCGGCGGTGTCGTGA
- a CDS encoding glutathione S-transferase family protein — MTITITAFERSPDGGKGLARDTRVRWALEEVGQPYEVRLVSFHAMKEPAHQALHPFGQIPTYEEGDLALFETGAIVLHIAERHAGLLPGDANARARAITWMFAALNTVEPPILERETARLLEGDKTWYGERLPLVEDRVRDRLAKLSGRLGDADWLDGAFSAGDLMMVSVLLRLKSSGILDEYPNLAAYVARGEARPAYKRAFDAQLAVYTGKPPTG; from the coding sequence ATGACCATCACCATTACCGCCTTTGAACGGTCACCCGATGGCGGCAAGGGACTGGCGCGTGATACGCGCGTTCGCTGGGCGCTTGAAGAAGTGGGCCAACCCTACGAGGTTCGTCTTGTTTCGTTCCATGCGATGAAGGAACCCGCGCATCAGGCGCTTCATCCTTTCGGCCAGATTCCGACTTATGAGGAAGGCGATCTCGCACTGTTCGAGACAGGGGCGATCGTGCTCCATATCGCCGAGCGCCATGCGGGCTTGCTGCCGGGCGATGCCAATGCCCGGGCGCGCGCGATCACATGGATGTTTGCCGCGCTCAACACGGTGGAGCCGCCGATCCTTGAACGCGAAACCGCCAGGCTCCTGGAGGGCGACAAGACCTGGTATGGGGAGCGCCTGCCTCTGGTCGAGGATCGCGTCCGCGACCGGCTGGCCAAACTTTCCGGTCGCCTGGGCGATGCGGACTGGCTCGATGGTGCGTTCAGCGCGGGCGACTTGATGATGGTGTCGGTGCTGCTCAGGTTGAAATCATCGGGCATTCTGGACGAATATCCGAACCTGGCCGCTTATGTCGCCCGCGGCGAAGCGCGGCCCGCCTACAAGCGGGCTTTCGACGCTCAATTGGCGGTTTACACCGGCAAGCCACCGACCGGCTGA
- a CDS encoding Na/Pi cotransporter family protein — protein sequence MGSLVLLDLMGGVALLLWGLHMVHSGILRAFGPDLRRLLGQALRNRFAAFAAGIGLTALLQSSTATALITSSFTAEGLVSLVPALAIMLGANVGTTLIVQILSFNIAAVAPVLFILGLVAFRSGARSRIKDVGRVSIGLGLMLLALHILLDTLAPAENAPGVRVFMNAITSDPVLCIVIGAVITWIVHSSVASVLLIMSLAYAHFISPFAALALVLGANLGSAINPVFEGARRDNPASYRLPLGNLINRLVGVLLVAPFLRPIAETLQAWQPDLAKLTAEFHIAFNVATAIIFIGLLDGMARLLEKLLPNRVQEADPSRPRYLDDSALATPSLALADAARETLRMGDHVEVMLRKVMAAIMTNDRALVDQVSRMDNSVDGLDEAIKLYVTKLTRGSLDEREGQRAMEIISFAINLEHIGDIIDKNLSELATKKIKRRFQFSAEGAEELSAFHKRTMDSLRIAFGVFMSGDVNEARKLLAEKALLRNTELAATEKHLDRLREGRPETIETTSLHLDVLRDLRRIHSHICSVAYPVLDAAGGLSANQHARNEVVAIAKPTELPSAR from the coding sequence ATGGGAAGTTTGGTCCTTCTCGACCTGATGGGTGGCGTGGCATTGCTGCTGTGGGGCCTGCATATGGTCCACAGCGGAATCCTGCGCGCGTTCGGCCCCGATCTGCGCAGGCTTCTTGGCCAGGCTTTAAGAAATCGCTTCGCTGCATTCGCGGCGGGAATTGGTCTCACCGCGCTCTTGCAGAGCAGCACCGCGACGGCTCTGATCACCAGCTCGTTCACGGCGGAAGGCCTGGTGAGCCTTGTTCCGGCACTCGCGATCATGCTCGGCGCGAACGTCGGGACCACGCTGATTGTCCAGATCCTGTCGTTTAATATCGCAGCCGTCGCGCCGGTTCTCTTCATTCTCGGGCTGGTCGCATTTCGTAGCGGAGCGCGCTCGCGCATCAAGGACGTCGGCCGCGTCTCGATCGGTCTCGGGCTGATGCTGCTGGCGCTGCATATCCTTCTGGATACGCTGGCGCCCGCGGAGAACGCTCCCGGCGTGCGCGTCTTCATGAACGCCATCACCAGCGATCCTGTTCTGTGCATCGTGATCGGCGCGGTCATCACCTGGATCGTGCATTCAAGCGTCGCCTCCGTATTGCTGATCATGTCGCTGGCCTATGCGCACTTCATCTCGCCTTTTGCGGCGCTGGCGCTGGTGCTCGGCGCCAATCTCGGCAGCGCCATCAACCCTGTCTTCGAGGGCGCCCGCCGCGACAACCCTGCGAGCTATCGCCTCCCGCTCGGCAATCTCATCAATCGGCTGGTCGGCGTGCTCCTGGTCGCGCCATTCCTGCGCCCGATCGCCGAGACATTGCAGGCGTGGCAACCCGACCTCGCGAAGCTGACCGCCGAATTTCACATCGCATTCAACGTCGCGACGGCGATCATATTCATCGGCCTGCTCGACGGCATGGCGCGGCTCTTGGAAAAGCTGCTTCCAAATCGGGTTCAGGAAGCCGACCCGTCGCGGCCGCGCTATCTCGACGACAGCGCGCTGGCGACCCCGTCGCTCGCGCTGGCGGATGCCGCGCGCGAAACGCTGCGCATGGGCGACCACGTCGAGGTCATGCTGCGCAAGGTGATGGCCGCGATCATGACCAACGATCGCGCATTGGTCGATCAGGTGTCCAGGATGGACAACAGCGTCGATGGTCTCGATGAGGCGATCAAGCTCTATGTCACCAAGCTGACACGCGGCAGTCTCGACGAGCGCGAGGGGCAGCGGGCGATGGAGATCATCTCCTTCGCCATCAATCTTGAGCATATCGGCGATATCATCGACAAGAATTTGAGCGAGTTGGCGACAAAGAAGATCAAGCGCCGATTCCAGTTTTCCGCCGAAGGCGCAGAAGAACTGTCGGCATTCCACAAGCGAACCATGGACTCGCTTCGGATCGCGTTCGGCGTCTTCATGTCGGGCGACGTCAATGAAGCCCGCAAGCTCCTCGCGGAGAAGGCGCTGCTGCGCAATACCGAGCTTGCCGCTACCGAAAAACATCTGGACCGCTTGCGCGAGGGCCGCCCTGAGACCATCGAGACCACATCGCTGCATCTCGATGTGCTGCGTGATCTCAGGCGGATTCACTCGCACATCTGTTCTGTCGCTTATCCCGTGCTCGACGCCGCGGGCGGGTTATCCGCCAATCAGCACGCCAGGAATGAGGTGGTAGCGATCGCCAAGCCAACCGAGCTTCCATCAGCGCGGTGA
- a CDS encoding NUDIX hydrolase yields MAKSSKLVAAKRGRVLLVRRRRDRLWMFPGGRRRGRETEKDCLRREIREELPKLRLGRLKLWREVKAKNPRSGRKMSDAIFIANKAFGRLAIGDKKEIDKATWRKPRGIRLTPTSRYIRDKLFPKRG; encoded by the coding sequence ATGGCGAAGTCATCAAAACTCGTTGCGGCAAAGCGCGGGCGGGTCTTGTTGGTGAGAAGAAGGCGCGACCGGTTATGGATGTTCCCGGGGGGTCGCAGGCGTGGGCGGGAAACGGAAAAAGATTGCCTTCGCAGGGAAATCCGGGAGGAGCTTCCAAAGCTCAGGCTGGGCCGCTTGAAGCTCTGGAGAGAGGTCAAGGCCAAGAATCCCAGATCAGGGCGGAAAATGAGCGATGCTATTTTCATCGCCAATAAAGCCTTCGGTCGCCTCGCGATCGGTGACAAGAAGGAAATAGATAAGGCGACGTGGCGCAAACCACGGGGCATCCGGTTAACACCTACCTCTCGTTACATCCGCGACAAACTGTTCCCTAAGCGGGGCTAG
- the dhaK gene encoding dihydroxyacetone kinase subunit DhaK, whose amino-acid sequence MKKLINAVEDVVKESLAGFCSAHSDIVRIGEQAPFVQRRHLTLGKVALVSGGGSGHEPLHGGFVGQGMLDAAVPGQVFTSPTPDLILAAAEAADTGGGVLFIVKNYEGDVMNFDMAREMSERSIATVITDDDVAVEKSTFSTGRRGVAGTLIVEKIVGAAAEEGRNLAALKALGDRVNAATRSIGIALTSCTVPAAGKPTFDIAEDEMEIGVGIHGEPGRRRVKLKPAAEIAAEMVNAITTDLGERARGEVILLVNGFGATPLSELYLMYDAVRRPLEAAGCVVARSLVGNFVTSLDMAGCSVTVSVLDEEMKRLWDAPVHTPALRWGI is encoded by the coding sequence ATGAAGAAGTTGATCAACGCCGTCGAGGATGTGGTGAAGGAAAGTCTCGCCGGATTCTGTTCGGCGCATTCGGATATCGTGCGTATCGGCGAGCAGGCGCCGTTCGTGCAGCGCCGGCATCTGACGCTCGGCAAGGTGGCGCTGGTGTCCGGCGGCGGCTCCGGACACGAGCCGCTGCATGGCGGATTTGTCGGGCAGGGGATGCTGGATGCCGCGGTTCCCGGCCAGGTCTTCACCTCGCCGACGCCCGATCTCATTCTCGCTGCCGCCGAGGCTGCGGATACCGGCGGCGGCGTCCTGTTCATTGTCAAGAACTACGAGGGTGACGTCATGAACTTCGACATGGCGCGCGAGATGTCGGAAAGATCGATCGCGACCGTGATTACCGATGACGACGTCGCGGTGGAAAAGTCGACCTTTTCGACCGGGCGGCGCGGCGTCGCCGGCACGCTGATCGTCGAAAAAATCGTCGGCGCCGCCGCCGAAGAGGGGCGCAACCTTGCGGCGCTCAAAGCGCTCGGCGACCGCGTCAATGCGGCCACGCGCTCGATCGGGATCGCGCTGACGAGCTGCACGGTTCCGGCGGCCGGCAAACCGACATTCGACATCGCCGAGGACGAGATGGAAATCGGCGTGGGGATCCACGGCGAGCCCGGCCGCCGTCGTGTGAAACTCAAGCCGGCGGCCGAGATCGCGGCCGAGATGGTCAATGCCATCACCACTGATCTCGGCGAGCGCGCCCGCGGCGAGGTCATTCTTCTGGTCAACGGTTTTGGAGCGACGCCGCTTTCGGAGCTTTATCTGATGTATGACGCGGTCCGCAGGCCGCTCGAAGCGGCCGGCTGTGTCGTGGCGCGGTCGCTGGTCGGCAATTTTGTCACCTCGCTCGACATGGCCGGCTGTTCGGTGACGGTGTCTGTGCTGGACGAGGAAATGAAGCGTCTGTGGGACGCACCGGTGCACACACCGGCGCTGCGCTGGGGGATCTAG
- the ptsP gene encoding phosphoenolpyruvate--protein phosphotransferase, translated as MDDRTRRAAQRIEGRPAVPGIALGPLVRLAPAKHDLRQSRTVAEEHRALVKALLAAKADLSMLAQQAGDDDAEAILSFQIALLEDDNLGEPAFALIAGGEAAHRAWSAALASQIASFDGADDAYFRARASDLRDLRDRVLRHLAGEADQTLPSGVIVAADDMPPSMFLATDWRDGGLVLRRGSPSSHVAILARSRGVPMIVGVDVDRLENGTDALLDGEAGFLIVNPDSDTQAIYHQRRAEQSEARQAMASFVGPARTATGEPVQVMINVTGLAELRGLDPAHVDGIGLMRTEFLFQGREKLPTEEEQYQTYKRMLEWAAGKPVTIRTLDAGGDKPIAGLTQEGDINPFLGVRGVRLSLRHLDVFRAQLRALARAATSGNLKVMIPMVTAPEELDQCRALFEQVLEELRREDIEAKMPPLGMMVEVPAAALTIEDFDADFFSIGSNDLIQYVAAASRDEPQLADLARPSRAVFSLIRHVVEYADRAGRETSLCGDLAGEPGQVAALLDQGLRIFSVAPGALGPVRAAIARYTGPAA; from the coding sequence ATGGACGATAGAACGCGGCGAGCCGCGCAACGCATCGAAGGCAGACCCGCTGTTCCCGGAATAGCGCTGGGCCCGCTGGTGCGTTTGGCTCCCGCAAAGCACGATTTGCGTCAATCCCGAACCGTGGCGGAAGAACATCGGGCGCTGGTCAAGGCGCTGCTGGCTGCCAAAGCGGATCTCAGCATGCTCGCACAGCAAGCTGGCGACGATGACGCGGAAGCCATTTTGTCGTTTCAGATCGCGCTGCTTGAAGACGATAATCTTGGCGAGCCGGCGTTTGCGCTGATTGCCGGCGGCGAGGCCGCGCACCGCGCGTGGAGCGCAGCCCTGGCCTCGCAAATCGCATCGTTCGATGGCGCCGACGATGCTTATTTCCGCGCCCGCGCCTCCGATCTGCGCGACTTGCGCGATCGAGTGCTGCGGCATCTGGCGGGTGAAGCTGATCAGACCTTGCCATCCGGTGTGATCGTCGCCGCCGACGACATGCCGCCCTCGATGTTTCTGGCGACCGACTGGCGCGACGGCGGGTTGGTGTTGCGGCGCGGAAGTCCCTCCAGCCATGTCGCCATTCTCGCGAGATCGCGCGGCGTGCCGATGATCGTCGGCGTGGACGTCGATCGCCTCGAAAACGGCACCGACGCGCTGCTCGACGGCGAGGCCGGGTTTCTGATTGTCAATCCCGATAGCGACACGCAGGCGATCTATCATCAGCGTCGTGCCGAGCAGTCGGAGGCCCGGCAGGCGATGGCGTCGTTCGTTGGTCCGGCGCGCACGGCCACCGGCGAACCGGTTCAGGTCATGATCAATGTCACTGGTCTGGCCGAGCTAAGAGGTCTCGATCCCGCCCATGTCGACGGCATCGGCCTGATGCGGACCGAGTTTCTGTTTCAGGGCCGCGAGAAACTTCCGACCGAGGAAGAGCAATACCAGACCTACAAGCGCATGCTCGAATGGGCCGCGGGCAAGCCGGTGACCATCCGCACGCTCGACGCGGGAGGCGACAAACCGATCGCGGGGCTGACGCAGGAAGGCGACATCAATCCATTCCTCGGCGTACGCGGCGTGCGGCTGTCATTGCGGCATCTCGACGTCTTTCGCGCCCAGTTGCGGGCGCTGGCCCGCGCAGCGACTTCGGGAAATCTCAAGGTCATGATTCCGATGGTGACCGCGCCGGAGGAGCTCGATCAGTGCCGCGCGCTGTTCGAGCAAGTCCTTGAGGAGCTGCGTCGCGAGGATATAGAGGCAAAAATGCCGCCACTCGGCATGATGGTCGAGGTCCCGGCGGCGGCGTTGACCATCGAGGATTTTGATGCCGACTTCTTTTCCATCGGCAGCAATGACCTGATCCAGTATGTGGCGGCCGCGAGCCGCGACGAACCGCAACTCGCTGATCTCGCCCGTCCGTCCCGCGCCGTGTTCAGTCTGATCAGGCATGTCGTGGAATATGCCGATCGCGCGGGCCGCGAAACGAGCCTCTGCGGCGACCTCGCGGGCGAGCCCGGGCAGGTCGCAGCACTGCTCGATCAGGGCTTGCGCATTTTCTCAGTCGCGCCCGGAGCGCTCGGACCCGTGCGGGCCGCGATCGCGCGTTACACCGGCCCCGCCGCATGA
- a CDS encoding HPr family phosphocarrier protein yields the protein MNKHQASVLMRHEVGLHARPSVKLTKLAKAFESRIDLGLSPDGPWVDAKSIVKVMATKAPKDSTIYFRAEGLDAKAALEALVTLVDGDFQDGR from the coding sequence ATGAACAAGCATCAGGCATCGGTGCTAATGCGACACGAGGTGGGGCTGCATGCGCGCCCTTCCGTCAAGCTGACCAAACTCGCAAAAGCCTTCGAATCACGTATCGACCTCGGCCTGTCGCCGGATGGTCCCTGGGTCGACGCCAAGAGCATCGTCAAGGTGATGGCGACCAAGGCGCCGAAGGATTCGACGATTTATTTTCGCGCGGAGGGGCTTGATGCGAAGGCTGCACTTGAGGCGCTGGTGACGCTGGTCGACGGAGATTTTCAGGATGGACGATAG
- the dhaM gene encoding dihydroxyacetone kinase phosphoryl donor subunit DhaM gives MSENVGIVIVSHSADVARGTALMVEQMVGREVPLGWCGGDPGGGLGTSVEAIMKAIDQAWSEKGVAILVDLGGAETNSEMAIEMLPEERRGRVVVCNAPVVEGAVMAATEAASGATLEAVRRTAEELTPV, from the coding sequence ATGAGCGAGAATGTCGGAATCGTCATTGTGTCCCACTCGGCGGACGTCGCCCGGGGCACGGCGCTCATGGTCGAGCAGATGGTCGGCCGCGAGGTGCCGCTGGGCTGGTGCGGCGGAGACCCCGGCGGCGGATTGGGCACCAGCGTCGAAGCAATCATGAAGGCGATCGACCAGGCGTGGTCGGAAAAGGGTGTCGCCATTCTGGTCGATCTCGGCGGCGCGGAAACCAACAGCGAGATGGCGATCGAAATGCTGCCCGAGGAGCGGCGCGGCCGTGTCGTCGTCTGCAACGCGCCGGTCGTCGAGGGCGCGGTGATGGCGGCGACCGAAGCGGCTTCGGGAGCGACGCTGGAGGCCGTGCGTCGCACCGCCGAAGAGCTGACGCCGGTCTGA
- the dhaL gene encoding dihydroxyacetone kinase subunit DhaL, which translates to MTIDREARKRLFETVARRVIASADELTDLDRAIGDGDHGANMKRGFEAVLAAVDDLSARTLGESLKGVGTTLVMRVGGASGPLYGTLFMSLGKSLTDEVTREQAAEAFATAIEAVKARGKSDIGQKTMLDVLLPVARVLREGGDDITTRLKATAREAAERTIPMRAIRGRASFLGDRSIGHMDPGARSSALIVDAVVEVMEGLA; encoded by the coding sequence ATGACGATCGACCGCGAAGCCCGCAAACGCCTGTTCGAAACCGTCGCGCGCCGGGTCATCGCCAGCGCCGATGAGTTGACCGATCTCGATCGCGCCATCGGCGATGGCGACCACGGGGCCAACATGAAGCGAGGTTTTGAGGCCGTGCTGGCGGCCGTGGATGACCTTTCCGCCAGAACTCTCGGCGAGTCGTTGAAGGGCGTCGGCACGACGCTTGTGATGAGAGTTGGCGGCGCCTCGGGTCCGCTCTACGGCACCCTGTTCATGTCGCTCGGCAAGTCGCTGACAGACGAGGTGACGCGCGAGCAGGCCGCCGAGGCATTTGCGACCGCGATCGAGGCCGTCAAGGCGCGGGGAAAATCCGACATCGGCCAAAAGACCATGCTCGACGTGCTGCTCCCCGTGGCGCGGGTATTGCGCGAGGGCGGGGATGACATCACCACGCGGCTGAAGGCGACGGCAAGGGAAGCCGCCGAAAGAACCATCCCGATGCGGGCGATCCGCGGGCGGGCGTCGTTTCTGGGCGATCGCAGCATCGGTCACATGGACCCCGGCGCGCGATCCTCCGCGTTGATCGTCGACGCGGTCGTAGAAGTTATGGAAGGACTAGCATGA
- a CDS encoding ABC transporter ATP-binding protein encodes MAEVALVEVSKSFGAVEAVRDLSLSIANGEFVVLLGPTGAGKTTTLRLIAGLEQPDRGNVVIQGRDVTAEVPAERDVAFVFQQYSLYPHLTVYDNLAFPLRSPARRINETLVRRRVLQVAELLHIQLKLDNRATALSGGEMQRVAIGRALVREPAVYLMDEPLSSLDAKLRAELRLELKRIQRELGTTILYVTHDQIEAMTMADRIGVMSEGVLIQLGAPREIYERPNSAYVASRLGTPAINLIPAELLGADKMPREARTVGLRTEHIKISSADRPGPLAQVHWVEHLGDQNHVHLKLATHSLVTLADPVQELKAGDQVSLEFTDPLYFDSVGKRIGLDGAGGRA; translated from the coding sequence ATGGCTGAGGTCGCCCTTGTCGAAGTGAGCAAGAGTTTTGGCGCGGTCGAAGCGGTGCGTGACCTGTCGCTCTCGATCGCGAATGGCGAATTCGTCGTGCTGCTTGGCCCGACCGGCGCCGGTAAGACGACGACGCTGCGGTTGATCGCCGGTCTGGAACAGCCCGATCGCGGCAATGTGGTGATCCAGGGACGCGACGTCACGGCGGAAGTGCCGGCCGAACGCGACGTTGCCTTTGTATTCCAGCAATATTCACTTTATCCGCATCTGACGGTCTACGACAATCTGGCCTTTCCATTGCGCTCTCCGGCGCGACGCATCAATGAGACATTGGTGCGGCGGCGCGTCCTGCAGGTCGCGGAACTGCTTCACATCCAGCTCAAGCTCGACAATCGCGCCACCGCGCTTTCCGGCGGTGAAATGCAGCGGGTCGCGATCGGCCGGGCGCTGGTCCGTGAGCCCGCGGTTTATCTGATGGACGAGCCGTTGTCCTCGCTGGACGCCAAACTTCGCGCCGAATTGCGCCTGGAGCTCAAGCGCATCCAGCGCGAATTGGGAACGACGATCCTCTATGTGACGCACGACCAGATCGAGGCCATGACCATGGCGGACCGGATCGGCGTCATGAGCGAGGGTGTTTTGATTCAACTCGGCGCACCGCGCGAGATTTACGAACGGCCGAACAGCGCCTATGTCGCAAGCCGGCTCGGGACGCCGGCCATCAACCTGATCCCTGCCGAGCTTCTGGGTGCTGACAAGATGCCGCGCGAGGCGCGAACCGTGGGCTTGCGGACCGAGCATATCAAGATTTCGTCGGCGGATCGTCCCGGACCGCTGGCACAGGTCCATTGGGTGGAGCATCTCGGTGATCAGAACCATGTTCATCTAAAACTCGCCACCCATTCGCTGGTGACGCTCGCGGACCCGGTCCAGGAGCTCAAGGCAGGCGATCAGGTTTCGCTCGAATTTACCGACCCGCTTTATTTCGATTCGGTCGGCAAGCGGATTGGTCTCGATGGGGCAGGGGGGCGTGCATGA
- a CDS encoding ABC transporter ATP-binding protein codes for MAEIRVEHVAKTFGHFTAVKGVDFTVEQGSFFVILGPSGCGKTTTLRMMAGLELPTSGRILLDGEDVTALPASARDIAFVFQLFALYPHMNVRQNIGFPLKCQNYPRAEIKQSVEETAKLLRIDHLLDRRVGGLSGGDRQRVALGRAIVRRPKAFLMDEPLGALDSEFRRLMCGELRELHDRIDATTVYITHDQLEAMAMADRIVIMNQGCVEQIGTPQEIYDRPNTMFVADFIGAPPMSFLKVQAALQRGDRSIRIDGAAIEMPEVFVDRAEGEFALGVRPENVSFADASQLRGRVIGAEYLGTTQIVTVTTANGQVKARLPSGKAVRVGEQVGLALRPDRLSLFDASSGQALSSALYAGGRHG; via the coding sequence ATGGCAGAGATCAGGGTCGAGCACGTCGCCAAGACATTCGGTCACTTCACCGCCGTCAAAGGCGTGGACTTTACGGTCGAGCAGGGTTCGTTCTTCGTCATCCTCGGTCCCTCAGGTTGCGGCAAGACCACGACCTTGCGCATGATGGCGGGCCTCGAACTGCCGACCTCGGGCCGCATCCTGCTCGACGGCGAAGACGTCACCGCGCTGCCGGCATCGGCGCGCGACATCGCCTTTGTGTTCCAGTTGTTTGCGCTCTATCCACACATGAATGTGCGCCAGAACATCGGCTTCCCGCTGAAGTGCCAGAATTACCCGCGCGCCGAGATCAAACAAAGCGTGGAGGAAACGGCGAAACTACTCCGGATCGATCACCTGCTGGACCGCCGCGTCGGCGGGCTATCGGGCGGCGACCGGCAGCGCGTCGCGCTCGGCCGCGCCATCGTGCGCAGGCCCAAGGCTTTTCTGATGGATGAGCCGCTGGGCGCGCTCGATTCCGAGTTTCGCAGATTGATGTGCGGGGAGCTCCGCGAATTGCACGACCGCATCGATGCCACCACCGTCTACATCACCCACGACCAGCTCGAGGCGATGGCGATGGCGGACCGTATCGTCATCATGAATCAGGGCTGTGTCGAGCAGATCGGCACGCCGCAGGAGATCTACGATCGGCCCAATACGATGTTCGTGGCCGATTTCATCGGCGCGCCGCCGATGAGTTTTCTTAAAGTGCAGGCCGCGCTGCAGCGCGGTGATCGCAGTATCAGGATCGACGGCGCCGCGATCGAGATGCCGGAAGTTTTTGTAGATCGCGCCGAGGGCGAGTTTGCGCTTGGGGTGCGGCCCGAGAATGTGTCGTTTGCGGATGCCTCGCAGCTTCGAGGCCGGGTGATCGGCGCCGAATATCTCGGCACGACGCAGATCGTCACGGTGACAACAGCCAACGGGCAGGTCAAAGCGCGGCTGCCGTCGGGCAAAGCAGTGCGGGTTGGCGAACAGGTCGGGCTGGCGTTGCGGCCGGACCGGCTCTCGCTGTTCGACGCTTCGAGTGGGCAGGCGCTGTCCTCGGCGCTCTACGCGGGGGGACGTCATGGCTGA